Below is a window of Zygotorulaspora mrakii chromosome 3, complete sequence DNA.
gaggaagaggaaaacCTCGCCAGCAccgatgaagaaattgatggtCATCCTTCACCAGCAGCTGAACTGAATGAGCGTCCATCAGAAAACGGTTCAGAAAACGAGACTGGAGGTGAGTCAGGAAATGAATACATGCAAGAATTAGAAGTAAATGATATACCCAGCTCTCAGGCCTCAACACTTTCTTTTAGTGGCAATGAACTGGATATTGAAATGGACGAAGTGGATGAAATTGACGCTTTTGGGGTCGAGCCTCGGGAGGTAAGCCAAAATATCCCCGAAGAACAACATCAGATGAATTCGCCGCAGTCATTTCCTTCCGCTTTCGATGGAGAACAACGTAGGGTGAATAATTTTCAGTTCGAATCAGAAGACGATGAACTAGAGGAAAGCACAAGATGCACTTCATTGCGAAGACCctacaaaaaaatcaaactcGACAAATCAGTCATGGATGTCAAGTACGACCCTGCAGCTCGGTTACTATATGTGCTGACTACTGGCGGCTCAGTGCTAGTTTTCGCCGGTACATCCGAAACTGCTGCAGATAATAACGAGAGGCATAACAATTCGGGCTACAGGATCTCGACACATGAATTGAACAAGACCCAGGCCAACATGGACTTGCGCACCTTCGCATAACAGCACGAATATGTAATACATCTACTTCATCATGCTGCTTCTCTAAATAGTTTCCTATATATTACCGAATAGaatctcatttttcatatcatttttgtgcatttttatttttaaattcGTCTTTCGGTTTTTgacaacaaaaaaacaagatcAAATCGGCAATCCTTGTTTCACGAAGTTAAAGAAAGAATTATTCTCTAAATTTCGATTCAAGAGTCATCAGAAGATCAATATAGGTTCCACTTTCAGTGTTTAGGGCTCAAGTATTGTTTTTCTAGTGAGATTAGAGAATTTTGCAATCCTTTAATTACAGAGTTTTCTATCTATAGAACGGAGACGATACAAGATTGTTttagtttttttgtttgtttaTTCTTAGTGTGCTtttttggtattttctCATTTAAATATTTACGTTCAAGATGTCTCAACAGCTTGGCAATAGTATCAGAAGGAAGTTGGTCATCGTTGGTGATGGTGCGTGTGGTAAAACATGTTTGTTAATTGTATTCTCAAAGGGCCAATTCCCTGAAGTTTATGTACCAACcgtttttgaaaattacGTTGCAGACGTTGAAGTTGACGGTCGTCGTGTTGAGCTAGCATTATGGGATACTGCTGGCCAAGAAGATTATGATAGATTGAGGCCTTTGTCTTATCCTGATTCAAATGTTGTCTTGATTTGTTTCTCGATTGATCTACCGGATTCGCTAGAAAATGTTCAAGAAAAGTGGATTGCTGAAGTGTTGCACTTCTGTCAAGGTGTACCAATTATTCTGGTTGGTTGTAAAGTCGATTTAAGAAACGACGGACAAACTATTGAAGCATTGAGAGCTGAAGGTCAACAACCTGTCACATCATCTGAAGGCCAATCCGTTGCTGATCAAATTGGTGCTAGTGGCTACTATGAGTGTTCTGCAAAGACAGGCTACGGTGTAAGAGAAGTTTTTGAAGCGGCAACAAGAGCCTCATTGATGGGtaaatcaaaaaacaatggaaaatcaaaaaagaatagctccgaaaagaagaagaagagaaagtgTGTTCTGTTATAAGTTAAGGTTATTTCTACCAATTTATTTCAAATGCAAGTAATTTTTTAAGTTAAAGGAGTATAAGTCTCCGGCTTCAAAAGCTTTATCTCATGGAATCGATTTTCAATCAACTCCTCTTttactttcttcttttcttctagTAGTCGTTTTATCAAATTAATCATCCTTTTTTACCTTTCAAAGCTCCTTGTGTCAGTTTTGTTACAATATATAAAATTTTCGAATAAGTATACgcaaatttcatttatatACATGAAGTTTATTCCCAATTGCACTACACTGCACTACATACGTGCGACTTATTCAAAAGCTTTCCAGATCACCATATACCCTTCTTGACTCCTGGTAATTC
It encodes the following:
- the RHO1 gene encoding Rho family GTPase RHO1 (similar to Saccharomyces cerevisiae RHO1 (YPR165W); ancestral locus Anc_7.520) — protein: MSQQLGNSIRRKLVIVGDGACGKTCLLIVFSKGQFPEVYVPTVFENYVADVEVDGRRVELALWDTAGQEDYDRLRPLSYPDSNVVLICFSIDLPDSLENVQEKWIAEVLHFCQGVPIILVGCKVDLRNDGQTIEALRAEGQQPVTSSEGQSVADQIGASGYYECSAKTGYGVREVFEAATRASLMGKSKNNGKSKKNSSEKKKKRKCVLL